CGACGACGACCGTGAGGCCGAGGCGGTTGGCCAGGTCGACGACGGCCGTGACGACGGAGCGCCCGTTGCCCTCCCCGGTCAGCGACTGCGTGAGGGAGCGGTCGATCTTCAGGACGTGCACGGGCAGCCGGTCCAGGTAGCCGAACGCGGAGTAGCCGGTGCCGAAGTCGTCGATGGCGATCTGGCAGCCCAGGCGGGCCAGGTCGGTGACGACGCGCTCGGCGGGGGAGTCGGAGTCCAGGAAGACCGACTCGGTGAGCTCCAGGGTCAGCAGGTGCGCCGGGATGCGGTGGTCGGTGAGGATCCCGCGGACGACGTCGGCGAAGCCGGGCGACTGCAGCTGCACGACGGAGACGTTGACCGCGAGCCGCACGCCCGCGTCGAAGACCCCGGCCGCGTGCGCGGTGCCGACCGCCCGCCGCAGCACGTGCTCGCCGAGCGCGACGACGAGGTTGGACTCCTCGGCGACGGCGACGAACTCGACGGGGGAGACGCGGCCCAGCTCGCGGTCGTCCCAGCGGGCGAGGGCCTCGAACTTCACGACCCGGCCGGTGGCGAAGTCGATGATCGGCTGGAAGTGCACGTCGATGCAGCCCTCGGCGACGGCTGAGGCCAGGCGCTCGCGGACGAGGAGGCGGCGGGCGTGCTGGGCGGCGACGGCGCCGGAGTAGACCGACCAGCCGAGCATCCCGGGGTGGGCGCGGGCGTCGCGCAGCGCGAGGTCGGCGTGCACGAGCGGCAGGGCCGCGTCCCCGCCCGCGCGGGCTCCGCGGTCGACGCGGGCGATCCCGGCGACGGCCTCGACGGCGAAGCGGCCGGCCCCCGGGACCTGCAGCGGCGCGGCGCTGACGGCGCCCAGGAGGTGCGGCAGGTGCCGGACGGCCTCTTCCGGGCTGCCGGGCAGCAGGAGGGCGAACTCGTCGTGGCGGACGCGGTAGGTGGAGCCGCCGAGGGGGGTGACGTGCTCGCGCAGGTTCGCGGCGGCGGCGCGCAGGACGTCCTCGCCGACGGGGACGCCGAGGACGTCGCTGACGTCGTCGAGGCCGCTGACCTCGAGGATGACGAGGGACTGGGTGCGGTCGGGTTCGATGAGCGCTTCGGTGAGGGCCGTCCGGTTCTTCAGGCCGGTGAGCTGGTCGTGCTGGGCCTGGAAGAACAGGGTGCGGCGGGTGCGGTCGATGGCGCGGGCCGTGGCGGCCTGGCGCACGGCGGCCGCGAGGACCGCGGCGCCGTAGTAGGCCGACAGCAGGGCGTCGGCGCGGGGTTCGGCGACGTTGACGGCCATGGCGATGAGCACTGCCGCCCCGGGGAGGGAGACGGCCAGGCGGAGCCGGCGGGCGGCCTGCGCCACCGCCGCGCCGCCGTGCCGGACGAACCCGCCGCGCGGCTGGAAGACCAGCAGGGTGGTCCCGCCCACGACGGCGACGACGATGGCGACGTCGGCGACGCGGGGGGACGTGGTCGCCGTGATGGCCGTGACCTGCGTGGCGATGGCACCGAGCCCGAGCCCCAGGCAGGCCAGGCGCAGGGCGGCGTGCTCGACGGCCAGGACGGCGGCGCAGGCCGCGACGAAGGACGTGAGGAGGACGACCAGGGAGGCGCTGGCCTGCCACCAGCCGTCCCCGGTGTACCCGGCGCGGCCGAACCCGTCCCACGCGAGGGTGGCCAGGACGGTGCCGAACACGGCGGCCTCGACGAGCAGGGGCTGGTCGTCGCCGGCCACGCGCGCGTGCCGGAGCTGCTGGAAGGCGATGTGGGCCAGGCCGGTCAGCGAGACGGCGTGGGCGAGGTGCGGGAACGACAGCGGCCCGATCATCGCTGCCGGGTAGGCGCCGGCCAGGACCGTCCCGACACCCCAGAGCGTGCCCGCCGCGGTGAAGCGGACGAGGCCGGGGCGGGAGCCCCGCCGCGAGAGGAAGGGCATGAGGACGGACACGGCCAGCCAGCCCAGGCCGACGGTCAGCAGCACTGGCCGGCCTTCCTGCCAACGGGCCGCCGCGGCGAGCGCCACCGGCGTGGACACGGCGAGCACGGCGGTGGACAGCGCCGCGCGCCAGGCGTGCCGGGGGAACGTCATGGCCACAGCTTCGGACCGGCGCCGTCTGCGCTGGATGGGCCGACCGCGTGACGTGGCTCCCGGTGGGGTGGGAGGCGGAGGGAGCCGTCCCGTGATCGTTCCCGTCACAGTCGGCGACGACCGCCCGGAGGAGCTAAGCGCACCCTGGTCCGATGGGGGTCACCCACATGAGTCACACGGGGTCATGGCCCGTGCGAAGACGGTGACCCCATCCGGTGTGACTACTCCGTCTGGGTGACCTGGGGCCGTCGAGGCGGGTGAGGCTGCCCGTTACCAAACTGTGACAATCCTCTGTGGGAGGCAAAACCGCAGGTCACGGTGCGTCTGTCCCTCCCGACACGCCGGGACGGCGCGAGATCTTCTGTTACTCCCCGTGTTGCTGGTGTGACTCTCGTGTACGTTCATGTCTGTCACCGAGTCACTCCGCTGAGTAGCGGAGCGGATGGTGTCGCAGGCCCGAGACCGGGCCGGCCCCCACGGGGGGGAACATCACTTTCACATGCCTTGGAGGCAATCGTGACCGCAGCAACCTCCCGGTTGCGCCGGCGTGGTATCGGGGCCGGCGTCGCGGCTCTTGTTGGTCTGTCCGGCCTCGGCTTCGCCGCCATGCCGGCCCAGGCTGCAGCTGGCTTCGATCCTTCTTCCGCTTCTGCTCGCCTCGCGGGCGTCGACCGCTACGACACGGCCGCCAAGGCCGCGCTGGCCGGCTGGACCACCTCGTCCACCGTCATCGTCGCCAACGGTGAGGTCACGGGCATCGACGCCCTCGCCGCCTCGTACCTCGCGGGCGTCAAGGACGCTCCGATCCTGCTGACGCAGCGCGACTCGGTGCCGTCCCAGACGGCCGCCGCCATCGCGTCGCTGAACCCCACGACCGTCATCGTCCTCGGTGACACGAACGCGGTCTCGGCCAGCACCTACGCCTCCCTGGTCGGCACCAAGACCGGCCAGCGCATCGACGGCCCGAACCGCTTCCAGACCGCGGTCGACGTCATGACCGAGGCCGGCGTGACCCCGCCCAAGACGGTCTTCCTCGCCCGCGGTGACCAGTACGGCGCCGGCCAGGTCGCCGCCGACGCGCTGGCCGCCGGCCCGGCCGCCTTCAAGAACCGGATCCCGGTCCTGCTCACCAACCAGAACTCGCTGCCCGCCGAGACGCTGGCTGCGCTGAACACCGCCGGTGTCACCAAGGTGTACGTCCTGGGCAACGCGAACGCCGTCTCGGACTCGGTCTACACCCAGGTCGACAACCTGGCCAGCGTCACCGACATCGAGCGCATCCAGGGCTCGGACCGCACCGCCACCGCGGCTGCGATCGCCAACGAGACCGACTTCGGTTTCAACCGGACCGGTGCCGCCCTCGCCAACGGCTTCCGCATCGACGCCCTGGCCGCCGGCCCGGTCGCCGGTCGCGCCGGGTCCCCGATCCTGCTGACTGAGGGCACCGTGGGTCTGGGTGTCGGTACCGAGGCCTACCTGCGGGCCAACGCGGCTACTCTGACCAAGGCGTGGGTCTTCGGTGACGACAACAGCGTGACGCCGACGATCGCGGCTGCGGCCACGACCGCCGCCAACGGTGGTTCTGCCCCCACGCTGCAGAACATCGCGGTGGCACCGACTGCTGCGGCCGGCTACGTGATCGCCGACGAGACCGACGCGGCCACGCGCGCTTCCGACGACCGTGTCTACACGGTCACCGGCCTCACCGCGGGCACGACCTACCGCATCACGCTCGTCGACGCGAACTCCATCCGCACGGCGGCCGACGGCTCGGTCACCTTCCTGAGCAGCGCGGACACGGCGTCGGCCAGCGGGTTCTCCGCCGACCCGGGTGCCGACAACGCCGACATCACCTCCGTCAACAACGCCAGCCCGACCTTCACCGGTACGGCTGCGGAGATCGCTGCCGCTCGCACGACGACGGTGCAGCCGGTCAACGGCAGCATCACCTTCACCGTCGACGGCACCGCGCCCGGTTCGGTCGTCCCCGTCGTCTACATCAACGGTGGTGCCGGCCAGGCGGCCAACAACGGTGGCCCCAGCACCCGTCTCGAGACGAGCGCGACCGTCGCCGGTGCCTACGCGGCGGCGACCGAGAACTACGGGCTCGGTGGTGTGGCCAGCTACACCGCCACGCGAGCAGCAAACGGTTCGTTCGGTGGTGACAGCAGCGACGCCACCGTGGGCGCGGAAATCACGTCCGTGGACAAGGCTGGCAACACGTTCACCGCGGAGGTGGACCTCAACCCGGCCGCCGCCATCGGCCTGCAGGCGCGTTCGTTCGCCTTTGACGCGAACGACCGGTTCACGGTGGGTACTGCGTCGGTGGGCCTGGACGCCTTCAAGGCGGCGCTCAGCTCCGGCGACACCATCACCGGTTCCTACGCGACCGACCCGGGTGGCATCAGCACCTTCAACCTCAACGACAGCAACCCCGCCGCCCCGACCACGGTGACGTCCGCTCGCGGCACCACGAACGCCACGAGCAACGACATCACGGTCACCGTCACCCCGGCGGCCGGTGACTACGACTCGGTGGTCATCCAGCGCGCGCTGGTGACCGGTGGCACCGACGGTGCTGCGGACGGCACCGTGGGCACCTACACCACCGTCGGTTCGCCGACCACCGACGCGGACCTGGCCACGGCTGGCTTCCAGTACGTCGACAACGACGTGCCGGCCGGCACCTACCGTTACCGCGCGGCCGTGGTCAACGACGGTGACCAGGGCGACTACACGGCAGTGACGAACAACGTCGCCTCGATCGCCCCGAGCACCGACACCACCGGTCCGCTGGCCGTCGACACCCGCGTGGGCACGAACGGTGCCGGGAGCGCCCTCACCCTCAACCAGGGTGCGACGTTCACGGTGGCCTACAACGAGGCGGTCAACGCCCCCGCCAACGGCACCACGATCCGCCTCAGCGACGCCGACGGCACGCAGATCGACTTCATCGTCGGGACCACCGGCACGTCGGTGGCGCGGAACACCGCGGCGACCACCATCGGTGGCGTCTCCTACCCGGTGAACACCGTCCTGACCTTCACCCTGGGTACCGGGGTGCAGGTCAACGCCGGGACGGGTGCCGGCCTGAGCCTGCCGACGACGATCATCGCGCAGTCGGGTGTGCAGGACGTCAACGGCAACGCCTGGAACATCTCCGGCAGCACCGACGCCACGATCGACAACGAGTGATCTGGCAGCGCGAGTGATCTGATCTCCCGCCAGGAAGGGGTCCAGTCGAGTCCGCTCGGCTGGACCCCTTTCGTTTCCCCTTCGCGGCGCTCGTCGCGACCAGGTTTCGGCTCGAACAGATGAGGAAGTGCGATGGACAAGCGACAGAAGACCCGGCGCCGCGCAGCCGGTATCGGGGCCGGGGTTGCTCTGCTGGTCGGCCTCGGTGGAATCACCGGAGTTCCCGCACAGGCGGCCGTGGGTTTCAACCCCAGCGCGGCCGACGCCCGCCTCGGCGGCGCCGACCGCTACCAGACGGCTGCCCTGATCGCGCAGAAGTACTGGACGGCCTCGTCGACGGTCATCGTTGCCAACGGTGAGACGAACGGCATCGACGCATTGAGCGCGTCCTACCTGGCGGGTGTCAAGCAGGCTCCGATCCTCCTCACCTCTGCGAACTCCGTCCCCGCTGCCACGGCCGCCGCGATCGAGGCGCTCAACCCTTCCGAGGTGATCGTCATCGGCGGGGAGCCCTCCGTGTCCACTGCGACGTTCGCTGAACTCACTGCGGGCCGTACCACCGGGAAGCGCATCTCCGGGATCGACCGGTTCGACACCGCAGCCAAGATCATCGCCGAGGCGCGTGCTGCGCTGCCTGCGAACGCCCCGGCGCCCGCGGCAATCCTGGCTCGCGGGGACGTCTACGGCACCACCATCGCCGCTGATGCCCTTTCTGCTTCACCGTTGGGCTACCGCGGAATTCCCATCGTCCTGACGGCCCAGGGATCCCTGCCAGGCGTCTCGGCGTCGGCACTGGCATCCCTCAAGCCGACCTCGCTCACCGCGCTGGGAAGCACCCAATCCATCAGCGCGGCGACCGCGTCTGCCGCGGCGAGCGCGGCGGGCGTCCCCACCGCGTCCCGGCTGGAAGGTACCGACCGCAGTGCCACTGCCGTCGCCATCGCGACGTCGGACCTCGCGACGTCCGTCGGACTCGGCAAGACGGCGGTCGGGCTGGCGAACGGCTTCCGCGTCGATGCCCTGGCCGCCGGACCGGCAGCCGGCAAGGCGGGGTACCCCCTGCTCCTCACAGAGTCGGCGCAAAGCCTCGGCAGCGCCACGGAGGCGTACCTGCGGGCCAATTCCGGGAACCTCATCAGTGGCCAGATCTTCGGTGACGCCTCCGCCGTCTCGACCAGCGTCACCGACGCCGCCGTCACCTCGGGAGGTGGGGTACCCAGCTCGGGTCAGGTCGCACCCGTCTCCAACCCCGTTGCCGGCCTCCCGGCCAACCTCGACAACCAGGGCGATCAGCCCGACGTCCGCGTGAGCTTCGGCCTGAGCGCAGCACCCGTCACGAGTTTCACCGTCCAGCGCGTGTCGAGCAGCAACGCCGCCGTGTCCTCCCCGGTGAACCTCACCGGTCAGGACGTGACATCCGGATCGTTCATCGACTACGACGTCCCCCTGGGGTCGTGGGTCTACCGGATCACCGTGACATCGGGTGGTGCGACGTCGACCGTCGTGACCCAGACGCCTGTCAGCATCGCCGGCGCTCCAGTGGTGAACGGCCAGCCGACGGGTCTGACCCCGGGTTCCAACTCCGTCACCCTGACCTTCGACCAGCCGGTCTCCGGGCTCTCGCTTGGAGAGGTGACCTCCAGCAACGGCTCTCTCAGCTTCACGCCCACCGCAGTCGCTCCCAGCGGCGGCAGGTCGGCCACGTGGACGCTTGCCGTGGCCGGGGGGACTTTGCAGGCAGGAAACACCGTCACGTTGGCCGCCGGGTCGGTCGTGAACGCTCAGGGTGTCAACGGCCCTGCCACCGGGTTCACGTCGGCTCCGGTCGTCGCAGCGCCGACAGTCTCGGTGGCCGGCCTCCAGCCAGGGTCTTCGTCGTTGACCTACACGTTCGACCAGCCGGTCAGCGGCTTCACCGCAGCAGACCTCACGAGCAACAACGGAGTATTGACCTTCACCCCCTCCGCGACCCTCGACGCCAACGGCCGTGCTTCGGTGTGGACGGTGGCGATTGGAGGCGGGACCTTGGCCGCCTCCAACACCGTCACCCTGAGCGCCAACGCCGTTGTGAACGGGCAGGGGGGGACGGGACCGTCCAGCCCGAACGTCCAGACCGTCCTCGCCGCCCCGGTTGCGTCTTTCAGCAACTTCTTCGTCGGCGCGTCGTACATCCACGTCGACTTCAACGTCGGCGTGACGGGCCTCGAGGCCAGCGATTTCACCCTCCCTGGCGGGCAGAGCATCCTGGGAGTCAGCTCCCACAGTCCGCAGCAGTGGCACGTCGACCTGGCATCGCCAGTGGCTGCTGGTGAGACGTACACGTTGGCCGCGAACAGCGTGGTGAACAGCCAGGGCACCACCGGGCCGGTCACTGCCTTCACCGCGTCGATCGCCGCAGCGCCGAGCGTGTCGGCAGTGAGTGGTTGGTCGCCGAACACCACGAGCTTCACGATCACCTTCGACCAGGCGGTCTCGGGGTTCACCGACAGTGAGGTGACCTCCTCCGGGGCAGGGAACCCGGTCTTCTCGGTGGCGCCGCAGACCGCGGGGGCAACTTCCGACACGACGTGGGTCGTGACCGTCAGCAGCGGGACCGTGAGCAGCAACGACACGTTCACCGTCTCGGCGAACGCGGTGCAGAACGCCGACGGCACCAGCGGTCCGACGACTGCCTACACCTCAAGCGCCGCCTGAGCACTGGGGGCCGACAGGTCAGCACCCCGACCGGATGTCGGGGTGCTGACCTGGTGAGAGGGAACTGTTCCCCGTTCTGCGGTGAGTCTCTTCCAGCGCCGTGACGGGCGGGCTTCGTCCTTCACCGGTGCACAGGCGGCGAGTCCGTTCGGTCGCGTCGACTCCGTGGCGGTCGAGCAGTCTCTTCACAACGCGCCCCCGAGTCCTGTCCTGGGCAGGGGAACGCGCCGTCGCCCGCTTCGAGGATGGGCGGGCTGTGTCAGCGGCTGACGGGTCGTACGAGACTGAGGCGGTCGAACCGCTCGACGGTCCCACCGCACTGCCGCAGCCACTGATCGAGGTCGGCGCCCGGGATGCGGTTCGCGATGGTGGGGTCCACGACGAGGGCCGCGGAGCACTCCACCGCCCCTGGACCGATCACCGTCACCTGCGGCGCAGCGCGTTGCAGGGTGCCGGTGTCGGCCCAGGACACCACGGTCGTCCCGGGGGGAAGGGCCCGCAGTTGCGGGGCCAGCAGGGCGTAGTCGGCGGTGCGGGTGGTGGCGACCGTGGCGAGCTGCCCGACCCCGGCGACGAGCAGCGGGACGGCGAGGACCGCGGCCACGGGCCAGGCCCGGGACGCGGCCAATCGCGTCAACCCCACGGTGGCCAGCACCACGAGCGGGGGAGCGAGGACGTCGTGGTACTGCGGCAGTTTCAACGGTGAGGCGACGACCGCGACGGTGAACCCGACGACGGCGGTCGCGACGACCGCGGTGGACACCCGCCGCACCAGCGCGGCCCCGAGCAGCGCCCCGAGCCACAGCGCCGCCAATGCCGCCCACCCGAGGTAGCGGGACTGGAACCACCACGCCGACCACCACGGTGGGAAGGCGTAGTTCTGCCCGGCGACGTGCTGCACGGCACCGCGGCCGGCGTGGTCGAGCTGCCACTGCACCACGGTCCGCACCGCCTCCGGCGCCTCGGTGTCGAACGGCAGGTACGTGGCGAGGAACACCGCGACGGCGCTCACCCCGGCGAGCAGGACCCTGCCGACCCTCCGAGGGTGCGCGGCCCAGGTCGCGAGCACCACGACCGCGACGCTCGCCCCCGTGAGCTTCGTCGCGGTCGCCGCACCGACGGCCGCGCCGAACACCGCCCACCGCCACCACACCGGGCGGGCGGCGACGACCTGCGCGGCCCAGACCGCGCAGGACGTGAAGAACAGCAGCGGCATCTCCAACGTCGCCTGCCGGCCCACGTGGGCCTCGACCACACCGGGGTGCAGGGGCAGGACGTACCAGAGGAGCATCGCGACCAGCCCAGCCCGGGGGCCCGCGATGCGCCGGGCGATGCAGAACAGCACCCCGCCGGTGGCCAGGCCCATCAGCGCGGACGGCAACCGGTCCGCGGTGAGGGACCCGCCGAACGCGAGGTGCCCGAGGCCGATGAGGAACTTCGCCAGCGGCGGGTGCTCCAGGTTCGCCTGGAAGTTGCCGTGGACGTAGGCGGTGCCCGCGTCGCGGTAGACGAGTTCGTCGCCGGTGGACGACTCCACGCCCAGGCGCCAGAGGAAGACGAAGGCTCCGACGAGCACGACGAGGAGGGTCAGCAGTCGTCGGGTCCGTGTCATGGCCCGGTCACGCTACCGGGGACCGATGGCCGACCCCGCCCCTCGCGCAGGGGTGTCGCGGCCGGCTCGCCGAGCCCGTGCCACCTCGACTCCCGGTGCCTCCTGTCGTTGGTCACCGGAGCAGCAGTCGACGGAGGGACCCCGGGTCCACCACTCCCAGGCGCCTCGGTGCCGGCCTGGCCGCCCTCGTCGGCCTGTCCCTCCTCGCCACCGGAGCGGCGCAGACCTCGCCCGTCGACGACGGCGGCGGCCGACTCGGCGGGGCCACCCGCTACGGCACGGCGGCCCTCGTCCGTGGCGGCCTGTACGGGTCCGCGGTCGCCGCCGACGCCCTCACCGCCTCCCCGGTCGCCTTCCGCGCGAAGGTCCCCGTCCTGCCCGTCGAACCCGGCACGCTCCCCGCCCCCACCGCGCAGGTCCTGTCGATGGTCGGCGCCCCCTCGTCCACGAGCTGGGTTCGGCCGGCTCGGTCGGCGCGACCGTCGCCGGTTCCGGCCTCGCCGCGCCCGCCGGGTTCTCCACGATCTCCATCGGCCCGGCCAACGGCTGCTCCACCGATGCCCTCGCCGCCGGGACCGAGGAGTTCCTGCGCCGCCACGGCGCCGGGCTCACCGACACCGACGTCATCGGGGAGCCGGTCTCGGTGTCCTCGGCGGCGACGGCCTTCGGGGCAGCAGGTGCCGTGGCGGGGGAGGCTGGTGGTTCCGTCGATCCACCACTGCACGTCCCCCGGTCGAACACGTCCACCTTCGACTGCGGGTGCAGGCTGACACCGTCGACGATCGACGCCAGGACGTGCACCGGCTCAGCGGTGGTTCACGACCTGCCGTCGTACAACTCGGCCAGGTCGATCAGGTGGACGTCCGCGCGGTGCGCTGACGCCTGCACCAGGTTGACCTCGAAACCGGACCTGCTGAACAGGGCCAGCTGCGTCCGCTCGACGTTCCGACCCGACCGGGCCAGCAGACCACGCAGGGCGTCCAGACGGTCCAGGTCGGCGCTCGTGCGGGGCCGCCGGGTCGCCTTCGCCTCTCCCAGGGCGATGACGGGCGCGTTCGGGTCCTGGCGCCGGTGTCCGCGGGCGAGGGCGAGGACGTCGATCTCGTGCCGGGTCCGCCCGGCGGGGTCGTTCAGGACCGCGGGGCCGACCTCCCCAACCGGTGTGCCCCAACGGTCTGCGGAGTACCGGGCCGTCCACGTCCGGGCCAGGTGTTCGAAGTGGGGCCCGAGCACCTGTGCGGAGTACCCGGGGGCGGCGGCGGCCCAGGCTGTCGTGGTGTCGCCCTCTTCCAGGAGGGCGCGGTGGGGTTCGACGACGACCTGGGTGAAACG
The sequence above is drawn from the Kineococcus mangrovi genome and encodes:
- a CDS encoding cell wall-binding repeat-containing protein; translation: MPPVVGHRSSSRRRDPGSTTPRRLGAGLAALVGLSLLATGAAQTSPVDDGGGRLGGATRYGTAALVRGGLYGSAVAADALTASPVAFRAKVPVLPVEPGTLPAPTAQVLSMVGAPSSTSWVRPARSARPSPVPASPRPPGSPRSPSARPTAAPPMPSPPGPRSSCAATAPGSPTPTSSGSRSRCPRRRRPSGQQVPWRGRLVVPSIHHCTSPGRTRPPSTAGAG
- a CDS encoding putative bifunctional diguanylate cyclase/phosphodiesterase codes for the protein MTFPRHAWRAALSTAVLAVSTPVALAAAARWQEGRPVLLTVGLGWLAVSVLMPFLSRRGSRPGLVRFTAAGTLWGVGTVLAGAYPAAMIGPLSFPHLAHAVSLTGLAHIAFQQLRHARVAGDDQPLLVEAAVFGTVLATLAWDGFGRAGYTGDGWWQASASLVVLLTSFVAACAAVLAVEHAALRLACLGLGLGAIATQVTAITATTSPRVADVAIVVAVVGGTTLLVFQPRGGFVRHGGAAVAQAARRLRLAVSLPGAAVLIAMAVNVAEPRADALLSAYYGAAVLAAAVRQAATARAIDRTRRTLFFQAQHDQLTGLKNRTALTEALIEPDRTQSLVILEVSGLDDVSDVLGVPVGEDVLRAAAANLREHVTPLGGSTYRVRHDEFALLLPGSPEEAVRHLPHLLGAVSAAPLQVPGAGRFAVEAVAGIARVDRGARAGGDAALPLVHADLALRDARAHPGMLGWSVYSGAVAAQHARRLLVRERLASAVAEGCIDVHFQPIIDFATGRVVKFEALARWDDRELGRVSPVEFVAVAEESNLVVALGEHVLRRAVGTAHAAGVFDAGVRLAVNVSVVQLQSPGFADVVRGILTDHRIPAHLLTLELTESVFLDSDSPAERVVTDLARLGCQIAIDDFGTGYSAFGYLDRLPVHVLKIDRSLTQSLTGEGNGRSVVTAVVDLANRLGLTVVVEGVETDEEAAICRSMRAGLGQGWLYSAAVTADRIVAELEREYPVSPEPVR
- a CDS encoding cell wall-binding repeat-containing protein, giving the protein MTAATSRLRRRGIGAGVAALVGLSGLGFAAMPAQAAAGFDPSSASARLAGVDRYDTAAKAALAGWTTSSTVIVANGEVTGIDALAASYLAGVKDAPILLTQRDSVPSQTAAAIASLNPTTVIVLGDTNAVSASTYASLVGTKTGQRIDGPNRFQTAVDVMTEAGVTPPKTVFLARGDQYGAGQVAADALAAGPAAFKNRIPVLLTNQNSLPAETLAALNTAGVTKVYVLGNANAVSDSVYTQVDNLASVTDIERIQGSDRTATAAAIANETDFGFNRTGAALANGFRIDALAAGPVAGRAGSPILLTEGTVGLGVGTEAYLRANAATLTKAWVFGDDNSVTPTIAAAATTAANGGSAPTLQNIAVAPTAAAGYVIADETDAATRASDDRVYTVTGLTAGTTYRITLVDANSIRTAADGSVTFLSSADTASASGFSADPGADNADITSVNNASPTFTGTAAEIAAARTTTVQPVNGSITFTVDGTAPGSVVPVVYINGGAGQAANNGGPSTRLETSATVAGAYAAATENYGLGGVASYTATRAANGSFGGDSSDATVGAEITSVDKAGNTFTAEVDLNPAAAIGLQARSFAFDANDRFTVGTASVGLDAFKAALSSGDTITGSYATDPGGISTFNLNDSNPAAPTTVTSARGTTNATSNDITVTVTPAAGDYDSVVIQRALVTGGTDGAADGTVGTYTTVGSPTTDADLATAGFQYVDNDVPAGTYRYRAAVVNDGDQGDYTAVTNNVASIAPSTDTTGPLAVDTRVGTNGAGSALTLNQGATFTVAYNEAVNAPANGTTIRLSDADGTQIDFIVGTTGTSVARNTAATTIGGVSYPVNTVLTFTLGTGVQVNAGTGAGLSLPTTIIAQSGVQDVNGNAWNISGSTDATIDNE
- a CDS encoding cell wall-binding repeat-containing protein; the encoded protein is MDKRQKTRRRAAGIGAGVALLVGLGGITGVPAQAAVGFNPSAADARLGGADRYQTAALIAQKYWTASSTVIVANGETNGIDALSASYLAGVKQAPILLTSANSVPAATAAAIEALNPSEVIVIGGEPSVSTATFAELTAGRTTGKRISGIDRFDTAAKIIAEARAALPANAPAPAAILARGDVYGTTIAADALSASPLGYRGIPIVLTAQGSLPGVSASALASLKPTSLTALGSTQSISAATASAAASAAGVPTASRLEGTDRSATAVAIATSDLATSVGLGKTAVGLANGFRVDALAAGPAAGKAGYPLLLTESAQSLGSATEAYLRANSGNLISGQIFGDASAVSTSVTDAAVTSGGGVPSSGQVAPVSNPVAGLPANLDNQGDQPDVRVSFGLSAAPVTSFTVQRVSSSNAAVSSPVNLTGQDVTSGSFIDYDVPLGSWVYRITVTSGGATSTVVTQTPVSIAGAPVVNGQPTGLTPGSNSVTLTFDQPVSGLSLGEVTSSNGSLSFTPTAVAPSGGRSATWTLAVAGGTLQAGNTVTLAAGSVVNAQGVNGPATGFTSAPVVAAPTVSVAGLQPGSSSLTYTFDQPVSGFTAADLTSNNGVLTFTPSATLDANGRASVWTVAIGGGTLAASNTVTLSANAVVNGQGGTGPSSPNVQTVLAAPVASFSNFFVGASYIHVDFNVGVTGLEASDFTLPGGQSILGVSSHSPQQWHVDLASPVAAGETYTLAANSVVNSQGTTGPVTAFTASIAAAPSVSAVSGWSPNTTSFTITFDQAVSGFTDSEVTSSGAGNPVFSVAPQTAGATSDTTWVVTVSSGTVSSNDTFTVSANAVQNADGTSGPTTAYTSSAA
- a CDS encoding ArnT family glycosyltransferase, which codes for MTRTRRLLTLLVVLVGAFVFLWRLGVESSTGDELVYRDAGTAYVHGNFQANLEHPPLAKFLIGLGHLAFGGSLTADRLPSALMGLATGGVLFCIARRIAGPRAGLVAMLLWYVLPLHPGVVEAHVGRQATLEMPLLFFTSCAVWAAQVVAARPVWWRWAVFGAAVGAATATKLTGASVAVVVLATWAAHPRRVGRVLLAGVSAVAVFLATYLPFDTEAPEAVRTVVQWQLDHAGRGAVQHVAGQNYAFPPWWSAWWFQSRYLGWAALAALWLGALLGAALVRRVSTAVVATAVVGFTVAVVASPLKLPQYHDVLAPPLVVLATVGLTRLAASRAWPVAAVLAVPLLVAGVGQLATVATTRTADYALLAPQLRALPPGTTVVSWADTGTLQRAAPQVTVIGPGAVECSAALVVDPTIANRIPGADLDQWLRQCGGTVERFDRLSLVRPVSR